A genomic window from Punica granatum isolate Tunisia-2019 chromosome 2, ASM765513v2, whole genome shotgun sequence includes:
- the LOC116193881 gene encoding LOW QUALITY PROTEIN: L10-interacting MYB domain-containing protein-like (The sequence of the model RefSeq protein was modified relative to this genomic sequence to represent the inferred CDS: deleted 2 bases in 1 codon; substituted 1 base at 1 genomic stop codon), producing MQSSSLGLSPKATWAPEFHEIFVNLCIEEALKGNMPTTYLTRDGWMNVIESFRQQTGVRXDRKQLKNHWDGTKEQYKIWCSLINTPHMKWDHISCKFGATKEEWVSYIKVRSNSTTARAFFGTAVCIYYSSPPTEKARWTPESHELFIDLCVEQTFRGNKPGTHSTWEGWRNIVEMFNRKTGLGFDRMQLKNRWDGSKQQWRIWCKVTGSSRMKWDPSTRKFGASQDDWSEFLKDYPGAAQFQNKVIPLIDQLEIIFGGTDDSECSEPPTQRRRLNDCSVTTVELTAEPEMAKETDGRNDAVESGSAVTAQRSAVIGLPMIKEISYSIGECIDCLDEMEDVEQGSELYLFALDMFLKREYQEIFLQLKKPSARITWLQRLQMVGQSID from the exons ATGCAGTCTTCCTCGTTGGGCTTAAGCCCGAAGGCAACATGGGCACCTGAGTTccatgaaatatttgtaaaccTATGCATCGAAGAGGCATTGAAGGGGAACATGCCCACCACATATCTAACACGGGATGGGTGGATGAATGTGATTGAATCATTTCGCCAACAAACCGGAGTTCGGTAGGACAGGAAGCAACTAAAGAATCATTGGGATGGGACGAAGGAACAGTACAAAATTTGGTGCAGTCTAATCAACACTCCTCACATGAAGTGGGACCACATTTCCTGTAAGTTTGGTGCTACAAAGGAAGAATGGGTCAGTTATATCAAGGTAAGGAGCAACTCTACAACAGCTAGGGCTTTCTTTGGTACTGCTGTCTGCATC TATTATTCATCTCCTCCGACAGAAAAGGCCCGCTGGACCCCAGAGAGCCACGAActatttattgatttatgtGTAGAACAGACGTTCAGAGGGAACAAACCAGGCACACATTCTACTTGGGAAGGTTGGAGGAATATAGTTGAAATGTTTAATAGGAAAACTGGGCTCGGGTTTGATAGGATGCAGTTGAAGAATCGCTGGGATGGTTCTAAGCAGCAATGGAGGATCTGGTGCAAAGTGACTGGCAGCAGTCGAATGAAGTGGGACCCAAGTACCAGAAAGTTTGGGGCCAGTCAAGATGATTGGTCTGAGTTCTTAA AGGATTACCCTGGAGCTGCACAGTTTCAGAACAAGGTGATTCCTCTGATCGACCAATTAGAGATCATCTTCGGTGGGACTGATGATTCTGAATGCAGTGAACCTCCCACACAGCGGAGGAGGCTCAATGATTGTTCAGTAACCACAGTCGAACTCACAGCAGAACCGGAGATGGCAAAGGAAACGGATGGAAGAAATGACGCTGTGGAATCGGGTAGTGCCGTGACTGCTCAAAGGAGTGCTGTGATAGGTCTCCCGATG ATAAAGGAAATCAGTTACAGTATTGGTGAATGCATAGACTGTCTTGATGAGATGGAAGACGTGGAGCAAGGAAGCGAATTGTATTTGTTTGCATTGGACATGTTTCTGAAGAGAGAATACCAGGAGATCTTTCTCCAGTTAAAGAAGCCCAGTGCGAGGATCACATGGTTGCAGCGTCTACAGATGGTAGGGCAATCTATTGATTAG
- the LOC116195126 gene encoding uncharacterized protein At2g39920 has translation MSAYAHQMEREFSARSLPSRGNSEVASSIGSTEFGFYMTSFAATVFIAALVTTGILLVTLLIALTVMLQSCESKNAGIIEIKRFSNNNRDVCRIFDLHAELNGLHEIEYPSTCHDLAVSYVRGGQYERDLSISIAIAEDYFSEIRPLGNGLDLILIDIDDILSSSSHQRSERDAFIHYIDKANRLRNHSVLKLYLKLQATRWSLGLLTRNLEQNKDIVTNQLVSAGFKNWSSLIMRFDNETQMDSREYFHRKREVLHDTGYRIKGTISSQLDALTGPGSGERVFKIPNPMHQSLFYPFDGARTE, from the exons ATGTCTGCTTATGCTCACCAAATGGAAAGAGAATTCTCCGCTCGGAGCCTCCCGAGCAGAGGGAACTCTG AGGTGGCTAGCTCTATTGGCTCGACGGAGTTCGGATTCTACATGACATCTTTTGCAGCTACCGTCTTCATTGCTGCTCTCGTGACCACCGGAATTTTGCTAGTCACTTTACTGATTGCTCTCACAGTTATGCTGCAATCCTGTGAGAGTAAGAATGCCGGAATCATTGAGATCAAGAGATTCAGTAACAACAACCGTGATGTCTGCAGAATATTCGATCTGCACGCGGAGCTCAATGGCCTGCACGAAATTGAGTATCCTTCTACTTGTCATGATCTTGCAGTTTCATATGTCAGAGGAGGCCAATATGAGAGAGATCTGAGCATCTCGATCGCAATTGCTGAGGATTATTTCAGTGAGATCCGACCGCTCGGCAATGGTTTAGATTTGATTCTGATAGACATTGACGATATCTTATCTTCATCTTCACATCAGCG ATCTGAACGAGATGCTTTTATCCACTATATCGACAAGGCAAACCGTTTGAGGAACCATTCAGTCCTGAAGTTATACCTGAAACTGCAAGCAACTCGATGGTCTTTGGGTTTGTTGACGAGAAATCTCGAACAAAACAAAGATATTGTCACGAATCAACTTGTTTCAGCAGGGTTCAAGAATTGGTCTTCATTGATCATGAG ATTTGATAACGAAACGCAAATGGACAGCCGAGAGTATTTCCACAGAAAGAGAGAAGTTCTTCATGATACGGGTTACCGGATAAAAGGAACAATTAGCAGTCAGTTGGATGCTCTAACTGGACCGGGTTCAGGGGAGCGTGTCTTCAAGATCCCGAACCCTATGCATCAGAGTCTTTTCTACCCGTTCGACGGGGCAAGAACCGAGTAG
- the LOC116195124 gene encoding sedoheptulose-1,7-bisphosphatase, chloroplastic — MEASVAFYARGAFLPTTSSKHSSALVSPPSSISPSFSSKILKSSSLFGESLRTVPKSSLKGSKLKSSNTSTTRCEIGDSLEEFLTKSTSDRGLIRVMLCMGEALRTISFKVKTASCGGTACVNSFGDEQLAVDVLADKLLFEALEYSHFCKYACSEEVPELQDKGGPVEGGFSVAFDPLDGSSIVDTNFTVGTIFGVWPGDKLTGVTGRDQVAAAMGIFGPRTTYVLALKDAPGTHEFLLLDEGKWQHVKDTTEIGEGKMFSPGNLRATTDNPNYAKLIDYYIKEKYTLRYTGGMVPDVNQIIVKEKGIFTNVASPSAKAKLRLLFEVAPLGFLIEKAGGYSSDGTQSVLDKVIDNLDDRTQVAYGSKNEIIRFEETLYGSSRLKAGVPVGAAA, encoded by the exons ATGGAGGCTTCAGTCGCGTTTTACGCACGCGGGGCCTTCCTTCCCACCACCTCCTCCAAGCACTCCTCTGCTCTGGTCTCCCCACCTTCCTCCATTTCCCCTTCCTTCAGCTCCAAG ATTCTGAAGTCCAGCTCTCTTTTCGGCGAATCGCTCCGGACGGTGCCCAAGTCATCCCTGAAGGGCTCGAAGCTGAAGAGCTCTAACACTTCCACAACCCGATGTGAGATTGGAGATAGCCTG GAAGAGTTCCTTACCAAGTCAACCTCCGATAGAGGCCTGATCAGGGTAATGCTCTGCATGGGAGAGGCTCTCAGGACCATCTCTTTCAAGGTGAAGACTGCTTCCTGTGGAGGAACTGCCTGCGTTAACTCCTTCGGTGATGAGCAACTCGCAGTCGATGTGCTTGCCGACAAGCTTCTCTTTGAG GCCTTGGAGTACTCCCACTTCTGCAAGTACGCGTGCTCCGAAGAGGTGCCCGAGCTTCAAGACAAGGGAGGCCCCGTCGAAG GTGGATTCAGTGTTGCTTTTGACCCGCTTGATGGCTCGAGCATTGTGGACACAAACTTCACCGTCGGGACTATCTTCGGGGTGTGGCCTGGAGACAAGTTGACCGGTGTAACAGGACGGGACCAAGTTGCTGCAGCAATGGGGATTTTTGGTCCACGGACAACATACGTCCTTGCCCTTAAGGATGCTCCCGGGACCCATGAGTTTCTTCTTCTCGATGAAG GGAAGTGGCAGCACGTGAAAGACACAACTGAAATTGGTGAAGGCAAGATGTTCTCTCCTGGAAACCTGAGGGCCACAACTGACAACCCGAACTATGCTAAG CTTATTGATTACTATATCAAAGAGAAGTACACATTGAGGTACACTGGAGGAATGGTGCCCGACGTTAATCAG ATTATTGTAAAGGAGAAAGGAATATTCACAAATGTGGCATCACCATCAGCTAAGGCGAAGCTGAGGCTACTATTCGAGGTGGCCCCTCTCGGGTTCTTGATTGAGAAAGCTGGGGGCTACAGCAGCGACGGGACCCAATCGGTGCTAGACAAGGTGATCGACAACCTTGACGACCGGACTCAAGTCGCCTACGGGTCAAAGAACGAGATCATCCGGTTTGAGGAAACCCTGTATGgttcatcccgacttaaggcTGGGGTCCCTGTTGGAGCTGCAGCTTAA
- the LOC116195128 gene encoding uncharacterized protein LOC116195128, whose protein sequence is MAEPEKWHGSVQGLVATPLGQVWPVVSQTKRLHEWMPMVEQCTDLSGQEGLPGYIRLVSGFMFPQPDGERSWIKERLMSMDPVSYTYVYRMEASNVGLDGSVNVLRLIDYGEDSTIVEWLFEISPVEDATEENIIDYLGFLYKSCINRIEAAIEAASRKK, encoded by the exons ATG GCAGAGCCAGAGAAATGGCATGGATCAGTGCAAGGCCTTGTTGCGACACCCTTGGGCCAAGTCTGGCCTGTCGTTTCACAGACCAAAAGGCTGCATGAGTGGATGCCAATGGTGGAGCAGTGCACGGACCTATCGGGCCAAGAAGGTCTCCCAGGCTACATTCGGTTAGTTTCGGGCTTCATGTTCCCGCAGCCTGATGGGGAGAGATCATGGATCAAGGAGAGGCTCATGTCCATGGACCCAGTGTCCTACACTTACGTGTACAGGATGGAGGCAAGCAATGTGGGCTTAGATGGCTCCGTGAACGTGTTGAGACTTATTGATTATGGGGAAGACTCAACTATAGTCGAGTGGCTGTTCGAGATAAGCCCTGTCGAAGATGCAACCGAAGAAAACATTATAGATTACTTGGGGTTCCTTTACAAGTCCTGCATTAATAGGATTGAAGCTGCAATAGAAGCTGcatcaagaaaaaaatga
- the LOC116195123 gene encoding laccase-4-like produces the protein MDRYLRSLMMFIGVALLFPTVSESMVRHYNFSVVMKNVTKLCGTKSIVTINGKFPGPTLYAREDDNMVVRVVNHVQYNVTLHWHGVRQLRTCWADGPAYITQCPIQPGQNYVYNFTITGQRGTLLWHAHITWLRATLHGAIVILPKRGTPYPFPKPDKEKIIVLGEWWKADTEAVLNQAIQTGLPPNVSDAHTMNGHPGPVPNCSSQGYTLHVESGKTYLLRIINAAVNDELFFQMAEHNLTVVEVDASYTKPINTDSIFIGPGQTTNALLTAHKSSGKYLIAISPFMDAPVGLDNSTSTGTLVYSGTTLSSPTVSMAIPPLNATPVEFSFIDSLRSLNSKEYPANVPLTIDHSLFFTISVGVNPCSTCVNGTRLVAALNNVSFVMPNISILEAHYHNIGGVYTDDFPGYPPIPFNYTGTGPSNIQTMNGTRVYRLPFNSTVQIVLQGTSIIAPENHPTHLHGFNFFAVGKGLGNFDPVKDPFKFNLVDPVERNTIGVPTGGWTAIRFWADNPGVWFLHCHLEVHTTWGLKMAFIVENGKGPNESLLPPPGDFPKC, from the exons ATGGACCGTTACTTACGGTCTCTAATGATGTTTATAGGAGTTGCTCTCTTGTTTCCGACGGTGTCGGAGTCTATGGTTCGGCACTACAATTTTAGT GTGGTTATGAAGAATGTGACAAAGCTTTGCGGGACGAAGTCCATCGTCACCATCAACGGGAAGTTCCCAGGGCCCACATTGTACGCCAGGGAGGACGATAACATGGTGGTGCGAGTCGTGAACCATGTCCAATATAATGTCACCTTGCACTG GCACGGGGTCAGACAGTTGCGGACATGCTGGGCAGATGGACCGGCATACATAACACAATGCCCGATTCAGCCAGGACAGAACTACGTGTACAACTTCACAATCACTGGTCAGAGAGGAACTCTGCTCTGGCATGCCCACATAACCTGGCTCCGAGCCACACTTCACGGTGCCATTGTCATCTTGCCCAAGAGAGGGACTCCCTACCCCTTCCCTAAACCTGACAAGGAAAAGATCATTGTTCTAG GGGAATGGTGGAAAGCTGACACAGAAGCAGTTTTAAACCAGGCGATACAAACCGGATTGCCCCCAAATGTATCGGATGCTCACACCATGAATGGCCATCCTGGACCGGTTCCAAACTGTTCTTCTCAGG GTTATACTTTACATGTCGAGAGCGGAAAGACCTATCTGCTTCGGATCATCAATGCAGCAGTAAATGACGAGCTCTTCTTTCAAATGGCGGAGCACAACCTAACAGTAGTCGAAGTCGACGCATCCTATACCAAGCCCATAAACACCGACAGTATATTCATAGGGCCAGGACAAACCACGAATGCACTCTTAACTGCCCATAAAAGTTCTGGTAAATACCTGATTGCCATCTCCCCCTTCATGGATGCTCCGGTGGGGCTCGATAACTCGACATCAACAGGCACATTGGTCTACTCGGGCACAACCCTATCTTCCCCGACTGTTTCAATGGCCATCCCTCCTCTAAATGCCACCCCTGTGGAGTTCAGCTTCATCGACTCTCTTCGGAGCCTGAACTCCAAAGAATACCCTGCAAACGTCCCCTTGACCATTGACCACTCGCTTTTCTTCACGATCAGTGTCGGGGTGAACCCGTGCTCGACTTGTGTTAATGGGACTCGCCTAGTGGCCGCTCTCAATAATGTTAGCTTCGTGATGCCGAACATTTCGATCCTCGAAGCACATTACCACAACATAGGTGGAGTCTACACAGATGATTTCCCTGGGTAtcctccaataccattcaattACACCGGAACAGGACCATCAAACATTCAGACAATGAACGGGACGAGGGTGTATAGGCTTCCTTTTAATTCGACAGTTCAGATTGTACTTCAAGGGACTTCCATAATAGCACCGGAGAACCACCCAACCCATCTCCACGGGTTCAATTTCTTCGCTGTCGGTAAAGGGCTCGGGAACTTCGACCCTGTGAAGGACCCATTCAAGTTCAATCTAGTTGATCCAGTTGAAAGGAACACTATAGGGGTGCCGACAGGTGGATGGACCGCGATAAGATTCTGGGCAGATAATCCag GTGTTTGGTTTCTGCATTGCCATTTAGAAGTGCATACAACTTGGGGGCTGAAAATGGCTTTCATTGTGGAGAATGGGAAGGGCCCTAATGAGTCCTTATTGCCTCCTCCTGGTGACTTTCCCAAGTGTTAG